Part of the Henckelia pumila isolate YLH828 chromosome 2, ASM3356847v2, whole genome shotgun sequence genome is shown below.
CCGCCGCCGCACAGCCGCCGCACGTTGTCCCCCATCAACAACACCGCCGCAATCCACCATGCCTACGGTTAGCGTAGGCAGAGATCGTCTCTTCCAAGCCCTTGGACGAACTTACAGTAAGTAACTACGTCGGTCTCTCTGTATATGCGTGTGAATTGACTGATATATGTGTGCGGACACTTGGTTTAGCTGATTATTGTGTATTTTCGCTTTGATGCTCGCAGCTGAGGAAGAGTTTGAGGATTTATGTTTCAAATTCGGGATTGAGCTCGATGACGTGGTACGTATAGTTCATGAAGCGTTGCTTCATTTTGTAAGATATTGATCGGCAGTTAGTGAAATGTAGGAAATTTGAGGTTGGCGTTGACTGCTGATGAACAGCATTGTCACGTAAAATTTGTACTTTTAAGATTGGTTCTTGTTAACGTTTTATATACTATTTATTTGCATACAGTACATGACAACATTTTGGTTGAAGTGTTTTTTTGCCGATGGGGTAGTGgcttttgtgattttgatttgtATTTGTCTAAACAGACAACGGAGAAAGCAATTATACGGAAAGAGAAGCATTTGGCAGAAGAAGTCTCTTCTGAAGATGAAGAAGTGATTTACAAAATCGAAGTTCCGGCCAATAGGTACGATTGTCAATTAAATTTATCAGCGAGCTGCTGGATAAGCAATCATTAAAGTGATATATGATAGTTTTCAGAATTTGAATGAAATTTTTTGGCCATTGAAATGTTTTATGCGAAATCTAATTGTTTACTCTCTGGATGAAAAGGTTCATACTTGTGCCATTTTTTCTCCTGAATTGAATGGCAGATATGATTTGCTTTGTCTTGAAGGGTTGGCACAAGCCCTCCGCATATTCAATGGGCTTGATCCAATACCTACATATAATGTCGCAAACATCAGTTCAGAATCTATGCTCAAAATGCATGTGAAAACAGAGGTATGCAAATTGCCAAAACAAATATAGTATAATAGTATTACTAGTTAGTCTGCAGTTATTTTTTGCCATTGCTCCAGTTGTGATTTTCTTTTGTTGCAGACATCTCAGGTTCGACCATATGTTGTATGTGCTGTTTTAAGAggtgttatatttgatgaagcTAGATATAATAGTTTTATAGATCTTCAAGATAGACTTCATCAAAATATCTGCCGGTAATGTTGTCAGATCTCTGATTAACTTTCAATATATCTTTGACTGAATTTTTTATTGAGAAAATGATTCCTACATGGTGATACCTAAcctttaatgaataatatatgCTAGTGGTTATTATTTCGTGTAGTAGTTCTGTTTATATTCGGAGATTCTATCAACACCATTCTTTTTGTCAAAATGCATTGTTACGAGGATTAAGCTTATCTGCAGTTGAAAATATTCCTTTGTTTCATGTGTTTGACGTTCTTGTTTAGATTATCCCACCTAGACTTGAAAATGGAATTGCATTTGctataaatcatgcaataatGTTTTTGATTGAGACCATTAGTAGTCACTATTCAATAGTCTTTGTGCTTGAGGAGCATTATTGAGGTTTAAGCTCCCTGTGACATGATTGAATTATCTATTTCATAATATGCTTAATGTTATCAATGTTTAATTCAAGGATGAGTGTTATTGAACTGATGAATTTTTACTTTGTTCATTTACCTCTATTTTAAAGTGAACGTCACTATTGCCATAGTAGAACCAACGATTGCTTGAACATAATTTTCAGTAATTTTTTTAGATATGGGTATTTTTGGTATTCACCTTTTATTTTCTCTGTTTTGTCCCTGTATCTGTTTAGGAAAAGAACTTTGGTTGCAATTGGTACGCACGATTTGGATACAATAAAAGGGCCCTTCACGTATGAAGTATGCCCCAATCCCGTTTTGCATCATTCACAGCCCTATGAATTGTCTGATTGGCGAAAATACTATTGCTCGATTGTCTGCTCTTtgtttaaacttaatttatgtaTGAAACTTCTTGAATGAGTTTAGTCTATGCCTGATCTATTTTCATTACAATTCCAAATCATAGACCTAAATTTCTGTTTTTGTTCCTATTATTATCATCTCCTCATTTGAATGCCCTGCAAATTTGCTGCCTAAACTAACACCAATTTATGTCTCTTACAAGCTCATACTCTATTTTCTTAGAGCTGAATTATTCTTTATGAGAAATAATTGTTGATGCATTGAGTCTGAATAATTTTCAGGCTTTGCCGCCTCCAGAAATAAACTTCATACCACTGAAACAGGTAATAAGTTTTGTTGAGCCTGTTTTGCTATAATTTAATGGAGCGGCTGATATAAAAAATTATCTACTTTACATCACACATCTTAATAACATATTACATTTCAAATACACAATGTGGTTAGAACTAACCAATAAAAATTCTAGAAAAGGTTGCATATACGCCAATGCGTCAAATGGTGCATAGGCTGTGAATTTATTTAAAAGTTAACTTCAGTAACAATTTCTTCTTTCTCACAATGATCACGTGATGCTAACTTTTTGTAACATGCAATGGCTTAGACGAAGAACTTCAGAGCTGATGAGCTAATGGAATTTTACAAGGTAACTCTCTTGGTTGTGTTTTGCACGgtctttttgttttctttttcacCTAGTTCCTGTCAAGAGTCTCCGGTGCTCATTGCTTGTCAGCGTAATGGTTATCAAATGAATTTGGTATTTTACTTTCTGCAATGACTGGCCACTCCAAAGGGGTTGTAACTAATTGTTTGCCTCATCTTTCGGCAGTCAGATATGAAACTGAAGAAATTCTTGCATATAATTGAGAATTCACCAGTATTTCCGGTTATATATGATCATAGCAGGTAATTTTGATGCTCAGATGATCTGAGTCATTGTATTCAAACAATAAAATCTGGAGTCAGCTTTATAATTTGAACTTTACCTCCTCGTCAGAAGAGACTTAGCTGTGCAATTACATCATGAACTTGTTTGCAAATTGGAATACCTGATAATTAATTTCATTTTATGTCCTAGTGAGACCTCTATTTCTTTTCTGCAGAACTGTTTTATCTTTGCCTCCAATTATTAATGGTGCGCAATCTGCCATTAGTTTGGAGACAAAGAATGTATTTATTGAATGTACGGCCACAGACCTGACTAAAGCAAATATTGTTCTGAACACAATGGTATTCATCTCAATGTACTTTGTGCACTAGGTTTCTGTATCCTTCTTTTCAGTGTTCGTGCTGTTAACATTTTGTTGTCCAGGTTACCATGTTTTCGGTCTATTGTGAAAGGAAGTTTGAGGTTGAGCCAGTTGAAGTAATTTACCCTGATGGAAAATCATACACATGCCCAGATCTGTCACTGTACCAGATGGTTGTACCTTTATCATACATCACTAGCGCTGTTGGAGTTTCATTGCCAGCTGAAAAGGTTTTGCTTCACGCTGACCATCAATACTCTATACTTGCTGTTTACTTATTGGCAGCCATCCAGCTTTTTCAAGTTAATTTTTTCTATTAATTTgttctttaaaattaattttgtgaCCTTTAGTAAAGTGGGCGTTTGCTGCATAACTAGAAAATAAATGCGGGAAAACATACATGAGGTAGCAAAATAACAGTAGACATTGTAATCTTAGTGCGTTCTCTATGGTTGATTCACTAAACACGATGAATGCTTATGGAAGAAGTTCTTCAATAAATGCCCAAAGTATTTTGCAGCATGGACTCGACACAGTATACTCTGTTCTATAAATTGGCGCCTAGGTGGTGGCCCCTGACCCATCGCCTCGATTTTTAATCGGTGGCTCTGGGCAGTGCTGGAAAAATCGGCCGCCTAGGTGGTCTGGGCCGTGCCTAGGCGCCTCAAAACCCGCCTAGGCGgattgataaattttttttaaaaaaatagttgaACGAAGTTATGTATATTCTTGTTGAAATATAtccatttaaaaattttatgcaCATTAATAAGCAtgattgaaaaaatattaatgaaaaaGTTGAACATATTTATGCATATTTTGACTCATTTtagatattataaaatatttatatattttttaaaaaaactgccTAGGCACCGTCTAGGCGGCCGATTAGGCACCTAGGCTCTAGGCGGTGGGTGGCTGCCCgcctaggggtgcaaacgagctgagctactcgtgagcagctcacgagtagctcggtcaaaactcgactcgagctcgGTTTGACCGAGCTCGACAAACCGAGCTCGAGTACCTCGAACACACATCGAGCTCGAGCTTTCAATGTATGTGATCGAgcagctcgcgagctactcgatcacatatatcatgtatatatatatataatataatataaatatataaatataatataatataaatatataaatataatatatataatattatatttatttatttatttattcatatattatttatttatatatatttatttatttatttttcgagctcgagctcgagtacaaaaataattactcgatcgagctcgagctcgagttcgaGTAGTCAAATacgagtcgagctcgagctcgagtagtatgATACTCGGCTCGACTCGACTCGATTGCACCCCTATGCCCGCCTATTGACTAGCGTTTTTTACTTTTTAGAACCTTGCATGTATACTTTAGGAACCTCTGAATGGAATAAAATATTGCCTACTAATATATTCTCGAATTGAACGTCAGGTGGCAGGTTTGTTGAATAAAATGCAACTACATGCTGAGCACTCTGTATCGAAAGAGAAACAAACCATCTTCACTATATCTGTACCTCCGACCAGAAGTGATATTCTTCATCCTTGTGATGTGGCTGAGGTATTGGCTCTGATGTTATTTGTCTCTTACAGAAGTTCATTTTCCTTGCCTGGGTTCTTAATTATGTGTGATGTTACCCTCTTCCCTCTTTAAGGATGTTGCAATTGCTTATGGTTACAATGAAATTCCAAAGATGAAGCTGCCATCTTTGAAGCCACAGTCATTGAATCAGTTCAGTGATCTTATTCGAACAGAGGTAGGCCTGCTGCATTGCACGATCTTATTGTTTTTCATTTGGAGTTACTTGCTTTGATCCAAACTGGTGATATTCCCTTTTAGATTGCAATGGTTGGTTATACAGAGGTGTTAACATGGATATTATGCTCGTATAAAGAAAATTTTTCCATGCTTAACCGTAAAGACGACAAGGCAACAGCAGCAATAAATGGAAATCCCCGTTCCGCTGATTTTGAGGTTTGTTTCTTCTGCCATGCATATGGTCTTAGCTGATCATTTAAATTAGATGGATATTGTTTATTAACATCTACTCATTCACCACATGATTATTTGTCACTTAATATGTAATTACTTCTGCATTTCTTATTTATCCAATCTTAATATTATATGCTTTCTGTTAAAAAGTTTCAAAATATCagttatattttaatttgagcTGCATGCACACTGTATGCTTGATCAGTGTCAACTCTTTCTAATTATTAAGAGCATATTCTGCCCCATCCTGTTTTCTGTAGATGTCATAAACATTCCACTGACGTCGTTTGgtgttttaaattttcaataGCAATTGTCCTTGATGGCCTTGTGTGTTTTTTTGTGAGAAAATCGTCATCTGACTCCTAGTTGTGAAAGGCAAGCATCTCTCGCATTAAGGCGAGACGTTGCGCCTGGGTGCAGGCTTTACTGAGTGGAGCCCAGGCGCACACCTAGGTTCTCTTGGGAAGCTTTTTTCTGTCGCCCTTAAACACGCATGAGGAAAGGTGTATATTTTcccttgtttttaaaattttaattgaggGTTTATTTCCTAAAATATTCGAAAATtacatatatagataaataGCAGCCATTAACTAGGATCTAAACCCGGTCAAACAGGTTGCGGGGCGGGTTTAGACCCAGTCAACAGGTTTAGAGGCGGATCCGGGCGGGTATTGGGTTTCAATAAACCCGCCATgtatctataataataataataataataataataatatatttttttatatattatattaataacaAATATTAAATGGTGAGATGCCTGTATGCCCCAAATCCCCATTTACCAAGGACCCAAACCCATTTTACGCCGTCCCTCTCCCCAAGTCCTCGAGCACAAATTATTTACTGTTGCTTTTTCATCCCATTTCATGTTGTCTCTCCCTCAGTCCCTCAAACAAAAATTATACTGTTGATTTTTCATCTTCTTGAATTTTCGCTTTGAGGTAGTACTGACAGTCATATTTTCATTTTCTTGAATACTTGTCAATGTCCCCGCAGTAACTAAACTACCACTAAAAAGAACAAGCTTGTGAATCACTGAAtcccattttgtttttatttaccaTCACTAAATTTGAATGCCATTTTTTGTTGGTCAAGTTGCCTGTTATTTTCCCCCCACCCTTGGGCCTTGATGTAATTGTTAccgtaaaatatttaatatttccttcaagattttattttcacCTTTTTGTCAGTTTGCGGGTCCAACCCGGATTGGACCCGACGGGTTTTGGAGTGGGGTGAGGCTAAAGACGAGGTGGGGCGGGTCTCGGGTCCGGTTTCTTCTTGGTGGGGCGGGTCctgggtttggccaaacccgtgCTGCTACCATCCCTACAATAGCATATCCTTTAATGCAACctactaaaaataaaatctcaacaaTCTAGAtcagaaaaataaaagtaaCTCAGAAATCTGTCAACAATGAAAGATTCCCTTGATTACTACCGTACTAAAAATCTATTTTTTGCCATAAAATTACtgtaagttatatatttttctaaAACATTAATAATAACATTTTTGCCATATAAAAGTAGTGGACAGATATATTTATGTTTAGCTTAGTTATCATGTAATAGTATTTTGTCGTGTAAAAgtagtaaataaatatattttctaaaaaattaattGTGTGCCTTGCTCGATAAGGCGTGCGCTTCAGGCTCCGGACACCTTGGCGCCTTAGTGCGCCTTGCGCCTTTTACAATTTGTTCTGTGTCTGATTTATTGTATTGGGGATGATATACCGCCAGGCCTCGTGTGAATTTGTCCATGATGGATCATCCTCCCAAGGATCAATTTGCATCTTAGTTGATTTACACATGTTTCCTAAATTTTGCAGGTTGTCCGTACCAGCCTTATGCCTGGCATATTGAAAACAGTTGGGCACAATAAAGACCATCCAAAACCAATAAAGGTCATTGAATCACATACCATATTCATTATCATGTCTATAATTCGCTGACAAATTTGCTTTATCACAACATAATTATGAGACTTCTTGCTTTTTTATAATGGGATAAGCACAGACATAAAAAGGCTGTTTGCATTTGTATCTTGCTAATACAATGCATATGGAGTTTGGAGAGCATTTTCAGCACAGAAGTTTTGGAATTTTAAGAACTAGGATAGATTTGATATGATGACTCCATAATATCTTGTTACTCTAGACGCTTGCATTAAGCTTGTTGAGACGggatctttttaaatctgactCATCTAAGCATTTTATTTTTGCTATTGTGCATGTTTGAGGTTATTATTGTTATCTTTCATGTGTTATGGAGTTTTGGGTCATATTGCTTTCTCTTTTCATTTTACAACATTGCATTTTCTGTTTTTAAACTATATCCACGTTTCCTTTCAATTTAGATTTTTGAAGTGGGTGACGTGGTGCTGCTTAATGAAACAAAAGATGTCGGTGCATCAAATCGCCGTTATCTTGCAGCTTTATATTGCGGATCTACATCCGGATTTGAGGTACCTACTCCACAACATTCTGTTTTATTTAATACCTGTCTTTGGAGCTGGGATGTTTTGGAAAGAACGTTATTTTGCTTTCATCTGAGCTCCATGGGTTTTTTGTGAATATTATGAAAATGGTCCAAGTTTTGTCAATCTTTGTCTTTGTTAATTGTTCAGATAACTATCTGTTTCCATCGATCAGTCTAGGTTTGAGGATCCACCAATGCTTGACTAAATTTTTCTGCGTTGGTTTTTCTCAGCTGATACATGGTCTTGTGGATAGAATCATGGAAGTTATTGGAACTCCTTTTGTAATCCCTGGGGACAAAACAGGATATTATATACAAAGTTCAGAGGTATGTTACTGCCTTCTGTTTCTATTTTGACAATGTTGATTGTTGAGCATTGTATGGATTCTTCAAGGAAACGAAAATCTGATAGTTTACTGTATCCATGCTGCCAGGAGCCTGAGTTTCTTCCAGGTAGACAAGCAACCGTCATTTACAAAGGAAAACAAATAGGCACTTTTGGCATCGTCCATCCACAGGTACATAAAATCCCTTTCATGTCACAGAGAAACTGCACACTATTTAAATACATGCAATCTTAATAAATGAGAATTCAAACAAACATGATATGACCTCCTTTTGACCAACATTTCCTGGCTTGACATAGCTGGTACAATACCAAATGTATCTTTGAAACCATGATCAAATATATAAGAAATTTTCAAATTAGGAGAATAATCCATGCATCTGTGTTTTATTCCATTAGGTGCTGGATAACTTTGATATTCCGGACCCCTGCTCTTTTGTGGAACTCGACATTGAGAGCTTCCTGTAGAGCATCATCGAACAAAACAagatatatatagagagagaatGATTGCAGTTCAAGGCTTCCTTATTTATCTTTGACACGTTACTCGAAGACACCAATTTTGTCACTCTACTGCATAGTTGCACTGTTGTGCCTCACACggattttttcaattttaatgaCGTCCATTCTTTTAATACAAGTCATTGATAAAGTGGATTTGTAATATTGTTGAAAATTAAACTCTCTTGTGCTTGGATCATTGTACTTGGATGaatttgatttcaaaattcaagttCATCGAATTTGTGTAGTCTAAATTAAGAACAGAAATTTGAAAACCGTACTTTTGGCCTAACAATAGATCCAGAAGTTCCTTCTATCCTGGTTCAATAAGTAACAAACAAGAAAAAGATGTTCAATAAGTATATTTCAGTATGATCTGATGATACCAGCAGGCAACAGCAAGGCACAATCCAACACATAGTCTTTCAATGGTTTCTCCAAAATCTGCTCCAACTTTAATATAAAGAATCTCACTGTCCTGCATCAACCGAACTCCTTGCAAAATCTGTGCCAAGATTAGCGACTGAACCTTCGGTTCCGAGGTTGCTGAACCTTTCTCGGTGAAGTTCAATGTTGCAAGGATGCAACGTCATTGATCAAACCTACAGAGCCTGCAACGTCCACCCGATCAAAGGAGTCTAACCTGGGCAACTCAATGTTTAGGAGCAAAGTAGCTCAAAGTCTTGACATATCcgttattgtttcatcaaaaacaaatcatatatatcatatatatgtgCAATTGTGGGTCATCTTATAATACTTTTCATAGGTGAACTTCTCCCCAcgacaaatttaaattttgtttcaaataaatattggaCAATTGTATAAAAAATGAACAtggaaacacataaaaacatggTCAACAAAAACATAACTCATTCATTCTTAACGTAAGAAATTAAAAAAGTTGCATAGGAAACAATCTCATAATACGGCACATGCACAAACATTTGCATATTATATTCAACCATGTCCATATCTTTAAATGGATTAAATTACCGAGATTTAGCTTTAGGATGTCAGGGTGCTTAAACCAAAGGATAAATAAACCATCCACATTTTGCATCAAATTTGAACTATTTGTAGCGTAAATTAGTGAGAAAAGCAaaccaaaaaagaaaaatttctcaTGAGTCATGATTTGAGTAAAAACATACATTTCTTGTTTAACGGCACGCGAAGGTTCATATGttgtaaaatataaatacatgtatatatcATCTGCGCCATAAAAACAAAATTTCGAATCCGTCATAGTGAAAAATGTTTTGTATGTGTTATAAAGAAAATGAGAATATTGTGTTTATAAAGAAACGAAAGGTAAAAGAAGAAGAGAAATAGAGGGTTCAAGTGTGGTGACAGAAGTATAGAGAGCACAAAGGAGTGAAATGCAAAATTTGAATTATTACAGCTTGCATGCATTTTCATCATCTGTGCTCTCTATCTTCTGTCAACAAAAGCACACACCACTGCCTCTCATTTGATACTCTCCTTGCATGCCCTCCGCCACGAAAAACACGAAAAATATACGGAAGAAATGTGATCTTTAATTATCGACGAACAAAATTCTATAAAGTTGATATATATAGTCTATCGCAAAAGCTCATTTTATCATCTTTCACGATGGATTAGCGACGATCATTTCGATTTCATTCATGTATGTGATGTGAGTAAAAAAGATATTTGAGTAGAGGTGGATTTTAAAGAACAAGCTAGCAATAAGAAGAGGCCCTATGTGCATGTTTATTTATAGGGAACAAATGCAAGGAGCGAGGCTTCTCGGTCCATAGTTTTTGTTCCCACAATTTTTGTTCCATTTTCTTAAAATTGATttctaaatttattaaattaagggtattttgtgttttttctttctttctttcttttttaatacacatgcatactaatTGGTTGCTCTAATTAATTACTCATACTAATTCGACGACTTGGACGAGTGATTGATAGAAAGATGGCGCTATATACgttttcttgtctttttctttgTAATCTCTCTTCTGAATATAGTGAAATTTGTATTGATGACAAGTGGACATATATAGTACTCACAAGCGAtagtatattattataaaaaaaaaaaattgtttttttttaaaaaaggatcaattattaaattaagcttcaaaaatttaaaataaataataatttatggccCACATAAAAGAGAATAATCAATCAGCGATCCGATGCTTGAATTGTACCACATGGGTTTGTAACCGCTTCTCACGAGTTCAATCAAGTGAAGGACACTACACAGCCTGTATTTTTAACTACTACCCAACAACCTTTTTTTACATGCATTTTAagcatattatattattatgccCAAGTTCATTGCATATCTTCCATAAAGTTACAAGTCATGAATTTCAAGTGATAATTACGAACTTAATTTGGACACACTTTTTGACGAGGGTTATGCCTCATGTAAATTGAATTACGCATATGTTAAATGCACTTTTGGCAATTGCACCTTCGTTTTCTTTTTGTGGAAAGGATTTACTAATATTGATTGGTTCTAAATTTATTAACACAAAAATTAAACTCGAATCATTTTTGTGATAGGGATCTCCAATCCGATCCGACTCACGATAAAATATTACTTTCTATTtccaaatattatttttcactatAAATATTAATCGGATGGACTCATCTCACAAAATAAATTTcttaataaaaatatcaaaataaatataaaagttCAAAACGAGATGGTATTTGTTTTGAAAACTAAAACTTATATACAACTCTTTTATGGAAAATTACATTTTTAGTCTATTATATTTGTCCTTCTATAATTTTTAGACGTTATATATAGTCAATTTGCAATCTTAGAGATTGTTTGAAAGAGTTTTCAGGAAGCACTTCCTAGATTTTAACTTGGTGAAAGTGTTTTTGGGTGTTTATGAATACATGTTTTTGCTTCTAACTTCTATATTTTTTTAACCAAAAGTTAGAATCAAGGTTTTGATGTTTATTTTAGCTtctgtttttttaattaatgtttatgAACTATAATTTGATAtttgtatatttaaaaaatttatcatattCCATGACTCTCCtcgattatttttataatatttttttttcgatttacGCCATTTTATAAATACTAGAAAAAGACAAGTGCGACGCACATAGGAGCACAGTTTCATTGTCGATAAGAGTTGGTAAAG
Proteins encoded:
- the LOC140882339 gene encoding phenylalanine--tRNA ligase beta subunit, cytoplasmic-like isoform X1; this encodes MPTVSVGRDRLFQALGRTYTEEEFEDLCFKFGIELDDVTTEKAIIRKEKHLAEEVSSEDEEVIYKIEVPANRYDLLCLEGLAQALRIFNGLDPIPTYNVANISSESMLKMHVKTETSQVRPYVVCAVLRGVIFDEARYNSFIDLQDRLHQNICRKRTLVAIGTHDLDTIKGPFTYEALPPPEINFIPLKQTKNFRADELMEFYKSDMKLKKFLHIIENSPVFPVIYDHSRTVLSLPPIINGAQSAISLETKNVFIECTATDLTKANIVLNTMVTMFSVYCERKFEVEPVEVIYPDGKSYTCPDLSLYQMVVPLSYITSAVGVSLPAEKVAGLLNKMQLHAEHSVSKEKQTIFTISVPPTRSDILHPCDVAEDVAIAYGYNEIPKMKLPSLKPQSLNQFSDLIRTEIAMVGYTEVLTWILCSYKENFSMLNRKDDKATAAINGNPRSADFEVVRTSLMPGILKTVGHNKDHPKPIKIFEVGDVVLLNETKDVGASNRRYLAALYCGSTSGFELIHGLVDRIMEVIGTPFVIPGDKTGYYIQSSEEPEFLPGRQATVIYKGKQIGTFGIVHPQVLDNFDIPDPCSFVELDIESFL
- the LOC140882339 gene encoding phenylalanine--tRNA ligase beta subunit, cytoplasmic-like isoform X2; this translates as MPTVSVGRDRLFQALGRTYTEEEFEDLCFKFGIELDDVTTEKAIIRKEKHLAEEVSSEDEEVIYKIEVPANRYDLLCLEGLAQALRIFNGLDPIPTYNVANISSESMLKMHVKTETSQVRPYVVCAVLRGVIFDEARYNSFIDLQDRLHQNICRKRTLVAIGTHDLDTIKGPFTYEALPPPEINFIPLKQTKNFRADELMEFYKSDMKLKKFLHIIENSPVFPVIYDHSRTVLSLPPIINGAQSAISLETKNVFIECTATDLTKANIVLNTMVTMFSVYCERKFEVEPVEVIYPDGKSYTCPDLSLYQMVVPLSYITSAVGVSLPAEKVAGLLNKMQLHAEHSVSKEKQTIFTISVPPTRSDILHPCDVAEDVAIAYGYNEIPKMKLPSLKPQSLNQFSDLIRTEVVRTSLMPGILKTVGHNKDHPKPIKIFEVGDVVLLNETKDVGASNRRYLAALYCGSTSGFELIHGLVDRIMEVIGTPFVIPGDKTGYYIQSSEEPEFLPGRQATVIYKGKQIGTFGIVHPQVLDNFDIPDPCSFVELDIESFL
- the LOC140882339 gene encoding phenylalanine--tRNA ligase beta subunit, cytoplasmic-like isoform X3, translating into MPTVSVGRDRLFQALGRTYTEEEFEDLCFKFGIELDDVTTEKAIIRKEKHLAEEVSSEDEEVIYKIEVPANRYDLLCLEGLAQALRIFNGLDPIPTYNVANISSESMLKMHVKTEALPPPEINFIPLKQTKNFRADELMEFYKSDMKLKKFLHIIENSPVFPVIYDHSRTVLSLPPIINGAQSAISLETKNVFIECTATDLTKANIVLNTMVTMFSVYCERKFEVEPVEVIYPDGKSYTCPDLSLYQMVVPLSYITSAVGVSLPAEKVAGLLNKMQLHAEHSVSKEKQTIFTISVPPTRSDILHPCDVAEDVAIAYGYNEIPKMKLPSLKPQSLNQFSDLIRTEIAMVGYTEVLTWILCSYKENFSMLNRKDDKATAAINGNPRSADFEVVRTSLMPGILKTVGHNKDHPKPIKIFEVGDVVLLNETKDVGASNRRYLAALYCGSTSGFELIHGLVDRIMEVIGTPFVIPGDKTGYYIQSSEEPEFLPGRQATVIYKGKQIGTFGIVHPQVLDNFDIPDPCSFVELDIESFL